The following proteins are encoded in a genomic region of Montipora foliosa isolate CH-2021 chromosome 8, ASM3666993v2, whole genome shotgun sequence:
- the LOC137968896 gene encoding serine-rich adhesin for platelets-like — MSTVETHQTTSVLERDSSLLAASSVSIRKSSVSRSVVRSTLSSASVSVGLSTVKSTALSLAVSSVNLSSPGVLLTSVIGTSSYVLSRESAVAVSSSLAVDETTAEVSLASLVLVQSSSVMSHGAVSSSFSRRTPSVLIVSSNVSVIESPSVLLSVSSVLYSSKAVKATSESVSRSVRNSLIYVSESSRLATVERTSVLPSAPSSLVTSSQVISTLTVSSSPVESGPTSVAVISRKTIIDSTSVSYSLSSVVVSSLSTVSTNLVDTFLTSLSLRPSLPVFETTSKLSSVSSSGTVSQIVVSSSLAGSTLSSFAGRPSVSLDQGQSVLQSKSSVLESSSALVSGSFSLRSSRTSDYSAVSGMSSVETDQTFSVLERDSSLLSASSVSIRKSSVSRSVVRSTLSSASVSIGLPTVKSTALSPAVSSVNLSSPGVLLTSIIGTSSYVLSRESAVAVSSSLAVDEITAEVSSASLVLVKSTSVVSHGAVSSSFSRRTPSVLIVSSNVSVMASPSVLLSVSSVLHSSKAVKATSESVSRSVRSSLIYVSESSRLAIVERTSVLPLAPSSLVTSSQVISTLTVSSSLVQSGPTSVAVTSRKTIIDSTSISSSLSSVVVSSLSIVSRSLVNSSSSSLTVRPSLPVFDTTSKLSSVSSSGTVSQIVVSSSLAGSTLSSFAGRRSVSLDPSQSVLQSKSSVLESSSALVSGSFSFRSSLTSDYSAVSGMSSVETDQTFSVLERDSSLLAASSVSIHKSSVSRSVVKSTLLSASVSIGLPTVKSTALSPEVSSVNLSSPGVLLTSIIGTSSYVLSRESAVAVSSSLAVDETTAEVSSASLVLMQTSSVVSHGAVSSSFSRRTPLALIIRSNVSVMASPSVLLSVSMVLYSSKAVKATSESLSRSLTNSLIYVSESSRLAIVERTSVLPSVPSLLVTSSQVISALTVSSSPVQSGPTSVAVTSRKTIIDSTSVSYSLSSVVVPSLSIVSTSLVDSISSSLSARPSLPVFETTSKLSSVSSSGTVSQIVVSRSLAGSTLSSFAGRPSVSLDPSQSVLQSKSSVLESSSALVSGSFSLRSSLTSDYSAVSGMSSVETDQTTSVLERDSSLLAASSVSIRKSSVSRSVVRSTLSSASVSIRLPTVKSTALSPALSSVNLSSPGVLLTSIIGTSSYVLSRESTVAVSSSLAVDKTTAEVSLASLVLVKSTSVRSHGAVSSSFSRRTPSALIVSWNVSVLGSPSVLLSVSSVLYLSKAVKATSESLSRSVRSSLIYVWESSRLAIVERTSVLPSAPSSLVTSSQVISTLTVSSSPVQSGPISMAVTSRKTSIDSTSILPSLSSVVVSSLSIVSRSLVNSSSSSLTARPSLPVFETTSKSSSVSSSGTVSQIVVLSSLAGSTLSSLAGRRSLSLDPSQSVLQSKSSVLESSSALVSGSFSLRSSLTSDYSAVSGMSTVETHQTTSVLERDSSLLAASSVSIRKSSVSRSVVRSTLSSASVSVGLSTVKSTALSLAVSSVNLSSPGVLLTSVIGTSSYVLSRESAVAVSSSLAVDETTAEVSLASLVLVQSSSVMSHGAVSSSFSRRTPSVLIVSSNVSVIESPSVLLSVSSVLYSSKAVKATSESVSRSVRNSLIYVSESSRLATVERTSVLPSAPSSLVTSSQVISTLTVSSSPVESGPTSVAVISRKTIIDSTSVSYSLSSVVVSSLSTVSTNLVDTFLTSLSLRPSLPVFETTSKLSSVSSSGTVSQIVVSSSLAGSTLSSFAGRPSVSLDQGQSVLQSKSSVLESSSALVSGSFSLRSSRTSDYSAVSGMSSVETDQTFSVLERDSSLLSASSVSIRKSSVSRSVVRSTLSSASVSIGLPTVKSTALSPAVSSVNLSSPGVLLTSIIGTSSYVLSRESAVAVSSSLAVDEITAEVSSASLVLVKSTSVVSHGAVSSSFSRRTPSVLIVSSNVSVMASPSVLLSVSSVLHSSKAVKATSESVSRSVRSSLIYVSESSRLAIVERTSVLPLAPSSLVTSSQVISTLTVSSSLVQSGPTSVAVTSRKTIIDSTSISSSLSSVVVSSLSIVSRSLVNSSSSSLTVRPSLPVFDTTSKLSSVSSSGTVSQIVVSSSLAGSTLSSFAGRRSVSLDPSQSVLQSKSSVLESSSALVSGSFSFRSSLTSDYSAVSGMSSVETDQTFSVLERDSSLLAASSVSIHKSSVSRSVVKSTLLSASVSIGLPTVKSTALSPEVSSVNLSSPGVLLTSIIGTSSYVLSRESAVAVSSSLAVDETTAEVSSASLVLMQTSSVVSHGAVSSSFSRRTPLALIIRSNVSVMASPSVLLSVSMVLYSSKAVKATSESLSRSLTNSLIYVSESSRLAIVERTSVLPSVPSLLVTSSQVISALTVSSSPVQSGPTSVAVTSRKTIIDSTSVSYSLSSVVVPSLSIVSTSLVDSISSSLSARPSLPVFETTSKLSSVSSSGTVSQIVVSRSLAGSTLSSFAGRPSVSLDPSQSVLQSKSSVLESSSALVSGSFSLRSSLTSDYSAVSGMSSVETDQTTSVLERDSSLLAASSVSIRKSSVSRSVVRSTLSSASVSIRLPTVKSTALSPALSSVNLSSPGVLLTSIIGTSSYVLSRESTVAVSSSLAVDKTTAEVSLASLVLVKSTSVRSHGAVSSSFSRRTPSALIVSWNVSVLGSPSVLLSVSSVLYLSKAVKATSESLSRSVRSSLIYVWESSRLAIVERTSVLPSAPSSLVTSSQVISTLTVSSSPVQSGPISMAVTSRKTSIDSTSILPSLSSVVVSSLSIVSRSLVNSSSSSLTARPSLPVFETTSKSSSVSSSGTVSQIVVLSSLAGSTLSSLAGRRSLSLDPSQSVLQSKSSVLESSSALVSGSFSLRSSLTSDYSAVSGMSSVETDQTTSVLERDSSLLAASSVSIRKSSVSRSVVRSTLSSASVSVGLSTVNSTALSPAVSSVNLSSPGVLLTSVIGTSSYVLSRESAVAVSSSLAVDETTAEVSSASLVLMQTSSVVSHGAVSSSFSRRTPSALIVSSNVSVIASPSVLLLVSSVLYSSKGVKATSESLRHSGKSSFIYVSESSSLAIVERTSVLPSVPSSLVTSSEVISTLTVSSNPVESGPTSVAVTYRRGIIDSTSVPPSLSSVVESSPVVVSSLSIVSRSLVNSSSSSLTARPSLTVFETTSKLSSVSSSGTVSQIVVSSSMAGSTLSSFAGRPSVSLDPSQSVLQSKSSVLESSSALVSGSFSLRSSLTIIIIIKLIY; from the coding sequence ATGTCAACTGTAGAAACACATCAAACAACTTCTGTGTTggaaagagattcatctttatTAGCTGCATCTTCAGTCTCCATACGGAAATCAAGTGTTTCGAGAAGCGTGGTGAGAAGTACTTTGTCATCTGCTTCCGTTAGCGTTGGACTATCCACGGTTAAGAGTACAGCCCTATCACTTGCAGTGTCATCGGTGAACCTGTCATCTCCTGGAGTATTGTTAACATCGGTAATTGGTACAAGTAGCTATGTTTTGAGCAGGGAATCGGCTGTGGCTGTGAGCTCGTCTCTTGCAGTAGATGAAACCACAGCTGAAGTATCTTTAGCATCTCTTGTGTTGGTGCAATCGTCTTCCGTAATGTCCCATGGAGCCGTTTCCAGCAGTTTTTCAAGAAGGACTCCTTCGGTGTTGATAGTAAGCTCGAATGTGTCAGTAATTGAAAGCCCATCAGTTTTGTTGTCAGTGTCGTCTGTGCTATACTCATCTAAAGCGGTGAAGGCAACGTCTGAGAGTGTAAGCCGCTCAGTGAGAAATAGTTTAATATATGTGTCGGAAAGCTCGAGATTGGCAACAGTCGAAAGGACTTCTGTCTTACCTTCAGCGCCATCTTCGCTAGTTACATCCTCACAAGTCATATCCACATTAACTGTTTCAAGTAGCCCAGTAGAAAGTGGCCCGACATCCGTAGCAGTGATATCCAGAAAAACAATAATCGATAGCACATCCGTTTCGTAttctctgtcttctgtggtagtATCGAGTTTAAGTACTGTTTCAACGAATTTGGTCGATACTTTTTTAACCTCCTTGTCATTAAGGCCATCTCTCCCTGTATTTGAGACTACATCGAAGTTGTCTTCGGTATCCTCTTCTGGAACGGTGTCACAAATAGTTGTTTCAAGCAGCCTGGCAGGAAGTACTTTGTCATCGTTTGCAGGAAGGCCTAGTGTGTCACTAGATCAAGGTCAATCAGTATTGCAGTCAAAATCCTCGGTGCTGGAATCATCGTCAGCTTTGGTGTCCGGATCATTTTCTTTGAGAAGCTCCCGAACTAGCGATTACTCGGCTGTGTCAGGAATGTCAAGTGTAGAAACAGATCAGACATTTTCTGTGTTggaaagagattcatctttgtTATCTGCATCTTCAGTCTCCATACGGAAATCAAGTGTTTCGAGAAGCGTGGTGAGAAGTACTTTGTCATCTGCTTCCGTGAGCATTGGATTACCCACGGTTAAGAGTACAGCCTTATCACCTGCAGTGTCATCGGTGAACCTGTCATCTCCTGGAGTATTGTTAACATCGATAATTGGTACAAGTAGCTATGTTTTAAGCAGGGAATCGGCTGTGGCTGTGAGCTCGTCTCTTGCGGTAGATGAAATAACAGCTGAAGTATCTTCTGCATCTCTTGTGTTGGTGAAATCAACTTCCGTAGTGTCCCATGGAGCCGTTTCCAGCAGTTTTTCAAGAAGGACTCCTTCGGTGTTGATAGTAAGCTCGAATGTGTCAGTAATGGCAAGCCCATCAGTTTTGTTGTCAGTGTCGTCTGTGTTACACTCATCTAAAGCAGTGAAGGCAACATCTGAGAGTGTAAGCCGCTCAGTGAGAAGTAGTTTAATATATGTGTCGGAAAGCTCGAGATTGGCAATAGTCGAAAGGACTTCTGTCTTACCTTTAGCGCCATCTTCGCTAGTTACATCCTCACAAGTCATATCCACATTAACTGTTTCAAGTAGCCTAGTGCAAAGTGGCCCGACATCCGTGGCAGTGACATCCAGAAAAACAATAATCGATAGCACATCCATTTCGTCttctctgtcttctgtggtagtATCGAGTTTAAGTATTGTTTCAAGGAGCTTGGTCAATAGTAGTTCCTCATCTTTGACAGTAAGGCCGTCTCTCCCAGTATTTGACACTACGTCGAAGTTGTCTTCAGTGTCCTCTTCTGGAACGGTGTCACAAATAGTTGTTTCAAGCAGCCTGGCAGGAAGTACTTTGTCATCGTTTGCAGGAAGGCGTAGTGTGTCACTAGATCCAAGTCAATCAGTATTGCAGTCAAAATCCTCGGTGCTGGAATCATCGTCAGCTTTGGTGTCCGGATCATTTTCTTTCAGAAGCTCTCTAACTAGCGATTACTCGGCTGTGTCAGGAATGTCAAGTGTAGAAACAGATCAGACATTTTCTGTGTTggaaagagattcatctttgtTAGCTGCATCTTCAGTCTCCATACACAAATCAAGTGTTTCGAGAAGCGTGGTGAAAAGTACTTTGTTATCTGCTTCCGTTAGCATTGGATTACCAACGGTTAAGAGTACAGCCTTATCACCTGAAGTGTCATCGGTGAACCTGTCATCTCCTGGAGTATTGCTAACATCGATAATTGGTACAAGTAGCTATGTTTTGAGCAGGGAATCGGCTGTGGCTGTGAGCTCGTCTCTTGCGGTAGATGAAACCACAGCTGAAGTATCTTCAGCATCTCTTGTGTTGATGCAAACGTCTTCCGTAGTGTCCCATGGAGCCGTTTCCAGCAGTTTTTCAAGAAGGACTCCTTTGGCGTTAATTATACGCTCGAATGTGTCAGTAATGGCAAGCCCATCAGTTTTGTTGTCAGTGTCTATGGTGCTATACTCATCTAAAGCAGTGAAGGCAACATCTGAGAGTCTAAGCCGCTCACTGACAAATAGTTTAATATATGTGTCGGAAAGCTCGAGATTGGCAATAGTCGAAAGGACTTCTGTCTTACCTTCAGTGCCGTCTTTGTTAGTTACATCCTCACAAGTCATATCCGCATTAACTGTTTCAAGTAGCCCAGTGCAAAGTGGCCCGACATCCGTGGCAGTGACATCCAGAAAAACAATAATCGATAGCACATCCGTTTCGTAttctctgtcttctgtggtagtACCGAGTTTAAGTATTGTTTCAACGAGTTTGGTCGATAGTATTTCATCATCTTTGTCAGCAAGGCCATCTCTCCCGGTATTTGAGACTACATCGAAGTTGTCTTCAGTATCCTCTTCTGGAACGGTGTCACAAATAGTTGTTTCAAGGAGCCTGGCAGGAAGTACTTTGTCATCGTTTGCAGGAAGGCCTAGTGTGTCACTAGATCCAAGTCAATCAGTATTGCAGTCAAAATCCTCGGTGCTGGAATCATCGTCAGCTTTGGTGTCCGGATCATTTTCTTTGAGAAGCTCCCTAACTAGCGATTACTCGGCTGTGTCAGGAATGTCAAGTGTAGAAACAGATCAGACAACTTCTGTGTTggaaagagattcatctttgtTAGCTGCATCTTCAGTCTCCATACGCAAATCAAGTGTTTCGAGAAGCGTGGTGAGAAGTACTTTGTCATCTGCTTCCGTTAGCATTCGATTACCCACGGTTAAGAGTACAGCCTTATCACCTGCATTGTCATCGGTGAACCTGTCATCTCCTGGAGTATTGTTAACATCGATAATTGGTACAAGTAGCTATGTTTTGAGCAGGGAATCGACTGTGGCTGTGAGCTCGTCTCTTGCGGTAGATAAAACCACAGCTGAAGTATCTTTAGCATCTCTTGTGTTGGTGAAATCAACTTCCGTAAGGTCCCATGGAGCCGTTTCCAGCAGTTTTTCAAGAAGGACTCCTTCGGCGTTGATAGTAAGCTGGAATGTGTCAGTATTGGGAAGCCCATCAGTTTTGTTGTCAGTGTCGTCTGTGCTATACTTATCGAAAGCAGTGAAGGCAACATCTGAGAGTCTAAGCCGCTCAGTGAGAAGTAGTTTAATATATGTGTGGGAAAGCTCAAGATTGGCAATAGTCGAAAGGACTTCTGTCTTACCTTCAGCGCCATCTTCGCTAGTTACATCCTCACAAGTCATATCCACATTAACTGTTTCAAGTAGCCCAGTGCAAAGTGGCCCGATATCCATGGCAGTGACATCCAGAAAAACATCAATCGATAGCACATCCATTTTGCCttctctgtcttctgtggtagtATCGAGTTTAAGTATAGTTTCAAGGAGTTTGGTCAATAGTAGTTCCTCATCTTTGACAGCAAGGCCGTCTCTCCCAGTATTTGAGACTACATCGAAGTCGTCTTCAGTGTCCTCTTCTGGAACGGTGTCACAAATAGTTGTTTTAAGCAGCCTGGCAGGAAGTACTTTGTCATCGCTTGCAGGAAGGCGTAGTCTGTCACTAGATCCAAGTCAATCAGTATTGCAGTCAAAATCCTCGGTGCTGGAATCATCGTCAGCTTTGGTGTCCGGATCATTTTCTTTGAGAAGCTCCCTAACTAGCGATTACTCGGCTGTGTCAGGAATGTCAACTGTAGAAACACATCAAACAACTTCTGTGTTggaaagagattcatctttatTAGCTGCATCTTCAGTCTCCATACGGAAATCAAGTGTTTCGAGAAGCGTGGTGAGAAGTACTTTGTCATCTGCTTCCGTTAGCGTTGGACTATCCACGGTTAAGAGTACAGCCCTATCACTTGCAGTGTCATCGGTGAACCTGTCATCTCCTGGAGTATTGTTAACATCGGTAATTGGTACAAGTAGCTATGTTTTGAGCAGGGAATCGGCTGTGGCTGTGAGCTCGTCTCTTGCAGTAGATGAAACCACAGCTGAAGTATCTTTAGCATCTCTTGTGTTGGTGCAATCGTCTTCCGTAATGTCCCATGGAGCCGTTTCCAGCAGTTTTTCAAGAAGGACTCCTTCGGTGTTGATAGTAAGCTCGAATGTGTCAGTAATTGAAAGCCCATCAGTTTTGTTGTCAGTGTCGTCTGTGCTATACTCATCTAAAGCGGTGAAGGCAACGTCTGAGAGTGTAAGCCGCTCAGTGAGAAATAGTTTAATATATGTGTCGGAAAGCTCGAGATTGGCAACAGTCGAAAGGACTTCTGTCTTACCTTCAGCGCCATCTTCGCTAGTTACATCCTCACAAGTCATATCCACATTAACTGTTTCAAGTAGCCCAGTAGAAAGTGGCCCGACATCCGTAGCAGTGATATCCAGAAAAACAATAATCGATAGCACATCCGTTTCGTAttctctgtcttctgtggtagtATCGAGTTTAAGTACTGTTTCAACGAATTTGGTCGATACTTTTTTAACCTCCTTGTCATTAAGGCCATCTCTCCCTGTATTTGAGACTACATCGAAGTTGTCTTCGGTATCCTCTTCTGGAACGGTGTCACAAATAGTTGTTTCAAGCAGCCTGGCAGGAAGTACTTTGTCATCGTTTGCAGGAAGGCCTAGTGTGTCACTAGATCAAGGTCAATCAGTATTGCAGTCAAAATCCTCGGTGCTGGAATCATCGTCAGCTTTGGTGTCCGGATCATTTTCTTTGAGAAGCTCCCGAACTAGCGATTACTCGGCTGTGTCAGGAATGTCAAGTGTAGAAACAGATCAGACATTTTCTGTGTTggaaagagattcatctttgtTATCTGCATCTTCAGTCTCCATACGGAAATCAAGTGTTTCGAGAAGCGTGGTGAGAAGTACTTTGTCATCTGCTTCCGTGAGCATTGGATTACCCACGGTTAAGAGTACAGCCTTATCACCTGCAGTGTCATCGGTGAACCTGTCATCTCCTGGAGTATTGTTAACATCGATAATTGGTACAAGTAGCTATGTTTTAAGCAGGGAATCGGCTGTGGCTGTGAGCTCGTCTCTTGCGGTAGATGAAATAACAGCTGAAGTATCTTCTGCATCTCTTGTGTTGGTGAAATCAACTTCCGTAGTGTCCCATGGAGCCGTTTCCAGCAGTTTTTCAAGAAGGACTCCTTCGGTGTTGATAGTAAGCTCGAATGTGTCAGTAATGGCAAGCCCATCAGTTTTGTTGTCAGTGTCGTCTGTGTTACACTCATCTAAAGCAGTGAAGGCAACATCTGAGAGTGTAAGCCGCTCAGTGAGAAGTAGTTTAATATATGTGTCGGAAAGCTCGAGATTGGCAATAGTCGAAAGGACTTCTGTCTTACCTTTAGCGCCATCTTCGCTAGTTACATCCTCACAAGTCATATCCACATTAACTGTTTCAAGTAGCCTAGTGCAAAGTGGCCCGACATCCGTGGCAGTGACATCCAGAAAAACAATAATCGATAGCACATCCATTTCGTCttctctgtcttctgtggtagtATCGAGTTTAAGTATTGTTTCAAGGAGCTTGGTCAATAGTAGTTCCTCATCTTTGACAGTAAGGCCGTCTCTCCCAGTATTTGACACTACGTCGAAGTTGTCTTCAGTGTCCTCTTCTGGAACGGTGTCACAAATAGTTGTTTCAAGCAGCCTGGCAGGAAGTACTTTGTCATCGTTTGCAGGAAGGCGTAGTGTGTCACTAGATCCAAGTCAATCAGTATTGCAGTCAAAATCCTCGGTGCTGGAATCATCGTCAGCTTTGGTGTCCGGATCATTTTCTTTCAGAAGCTCTCTAACTAGCGATTACTCGGCTGTGTCAGGAATGTCAAGTGTAGAAACAGATCAGACATTTTCTGTGTTggaaagagattcatctttgtTAGCTGCATCTTCAGTCTCCATACACAAATCAAGTGTTTCGAGAAGCGTGGTGAAAAGTACTTTGTTATCTGCTTCCGTTAGCATTGGATTACCAACGGTTAAGAGTACAGCCTTATCACCTGAAGTGTCATCGGTGAACCTGTCATCTCCTGGAGTATTGCTAACATCGATAATTGGTACAAGTAGCTATGTTTTGAGCAGGGAATCGGCTGTGGCTGTGAGCTCGTCTCTTGCGGTAGATGAAACCACAGCTGAAGTATCTTCAGCATCTCTTGTGTTGATGCAAACGTCTTCCGTAGTGTCCCATGGAGCCGTTTCCAGCAGTTTTTCAAGAAGGACTCCTTTGGCGTTAATTATACGCTCGAATGTGTCAGTAATGGCAAGCCCATCAGTTTTGTTGTCAGTGTCTATGGTGCTATACTCATCTAAAGCAGTGAAGGCAACATCTGAGAGTCTAAGCCGCTCACTGACAAATAGTTTAATATATGTGTCGGAAAGCTCGAGATTGGCAATAGTCGAAAGGACTTCTGTCTTACCTTCAGTGCCGTCTTTGTTAGTTACATCCTCACAAGTCATATCCGCATTAACTGTTTCAAGTAGCCCAGTGCAAAGTGGCCCGACATCCGTGGCAGTGACATCCAGAAAAACAATAATCGATAGCACATCCGTTTCGTAttctctgtcttctgtggtagtACCGAGTTTAAGTATTGTTTCAACGAGTTTGGTCGATAGTATTTCATCATCTTTGTCAGCAAGGCCATCTCTCCCGGTATTTGAGACTACATCGAAGTTGTCTTCAGTATCCTCTTCTGGAACGGTGTCACAAATAGTTGTTTCAAGGAGCCTGGCAGGAAGTACTTTGTCATCGTTTGCAGGAAGGCCTAGTGTGTCACTAGATCCAAGTCAATCAGTATTGCAGTCAAAATCCTCGGTGCTGGAATCATCGTCAGCTTTGGTGTCCGGATCATTTTCTTTGAGAAGCTCCCTAACTAGCGATTACTCGGCTGTGTCAGGAATGTCAAGTGTAGAAACAGATCAGACAACTTCTGTGTTggaaagagattcatctttgtTAGCTGCATCTTCAGTCTCCATACGCAAATCAAGTGTTTCGAGAAGCGTGGTGAGAAGTACTTTGTCATCTGCTTCCGTTAGCATTCGATTACCCACGGTTAAGAGTACAGCCTTATCACCTGCATTGTCATCGGTGAACCTGTCATCTCCTGGAGTATTGTTAACATCGATAATTGGTACAAGTAGCTATGTTTTGAGCAGGGAATCGACTGTGGCTGTGAGCTCGTCTCTTGCGGTAGATAAAACCACAGCTGAAGTATCTTTAGCATCTCTTGTGTTGGTGAAATCAACTTCCGTAAGGTCCCATGGAGCCGTTTCCAGCAGTTTTTCAAGAAGGACTCCTTCGGCGTTGATAGTAAGCTGGAATGTGTCAGTATTGGGAAGCCCATCAGTTTTGTTGTCAGTGTCGTCTGTGCTATACTTATCGAAAGCAGTGAAGGCAACATCTGAGAGTCTAAGCCGCTCAGTGAGAAGTAGTTTAATATATGTGTGGGAAAGCTCAAGATTGGCAATAGTCGAAAGGACTTCTGTCTTACCTTCAGCGCCATCTTCGCTAGTTACATCCTCACAAGTCATATCCACATTAACTGTTTCAAGTAGCCCAGTGCAAAGTGGCCCGATATCCATGGCAGTGACATCCAGAAAAACATCAATCGATAGCACATCCATTTTGCCttctctgtcttctgtggtagtATCGAGTTTAAGTATAGTTTCAAGGAGTTTGGTCAATAGTAGTTCCTCATCTTTGACAGCAAGGCCGTCTCTCCCAGTATTTGAGACTACATCGAAGTCGTCTTCAGTGTCCTCTTCTGGAACGGTGTCACAAATAGTTGTTTTAAGCAGCCTGGCAGGAAGTACTTTGTCATCGCTTGCAGGAAGGCGTAGTCTGTCACTAGATCCAAGTCAATCAGTATTGCAGTCAAAATCCTCGGTGCTGGAATCATCGTCAGCTTTGGTGTCCGGATCATTTTCTTTGAGAAGCTCCCTAACTAGCGATTACTCGGCTGTGTCAGGAATGTCAAGTGTAGAAACAGATCAGACAACTTCTGTGTTggaaagagattcatctttgtTAGCTGCATCTTCAGTCTCCATACGCAAATCAAGTGTTTCGAGAAGCGTGGTGAGAAGTACTTTGTCATCTGCTTCCGTTAGCGTTGGATTATCCACGGTTAACAGTACAGCCTTATCACCTGCAGTGTCATCGGTGAACCTGTCATCTCCTGGAGTATTGTTAACATCGGTAATTGGTACAAGTAGCTATGTTTTGAGCAGGGAATCGGCTGTGGCTGTGAGCTCGTCTCTTGCGGTAGATGAAACCACAGCTGAAGTATCTTCAGCATCTCTTGTGTTGATGCAAACGTCTTCCGTAGTGTCCCATGGAGCCGTTTCCAGCAGTTTTTCAAGAAGGACTCCTTCGGCGTTGATAGTAAGCTC